A single window of Luteipulveratus halotolerans DNA harbors:
- the rsmI gene encoding 16S rRNA (cytidine(1402)-2'-O)-methyltransferase, giving the protein MTGTLVLAATPIGDPADAAPRLGREIAGADVVAAEDTRRTRRLCDALGVVPGGEVLSYHEHNEASRTPVLLERLRSGQRVVLVTDAGMPSVSDPGYRLVAACVEADIPVTCVPGPSAVLMALAVSGLPVDRFCFEGFLPRKGGERRRVLADVATERRTMVFFEAPHRLADTLSAMAEAFGADRRAAVCRELTKTYEEVRRGPLAELAEWAVKGARGEITVVVAGAEPVTRSLDDVVPMIVQRAAAGERLRDVCAEVAGETGLSKKALYDAALAAR; this is encoded by the coding sequence ATGACCGGAACCCTCGTCCTCGCGGCCACCCCGATCGGCGACCCTGCGGACGCCGCGCCCCGGCTGGGGCGTGAGATCGCGGGGGCCGACGTCGTCGCCGCCGAGGACACCCGGCGTACGCGCCGCCTGTGCGACGCACTCGGGGTGGTTCCCGGTGGCGAGGTGCTCAGCTATCACGAGCACAACGAGGCGTCGCGGACGCCGGTGCTGCTCGAGCGGCTGCGCAGCGGTCAGCGCGTGGTGCTCGTGACCGACGCGGGGATGCCGTCGGTGTCCGACCCGGGCTACCGACTGGTGGCCGCCTGCGTCGAGGCCGACATCCCCGTGACCTGCGTGCCCGGGCCGAGCGCGGTGCTGATGGCGCTCGCGGTGTCGGGTCTGCCGGTGGACCGGTTCTGCTTCGAGGGGTTCCTGCCGCGCAAGGGCGGTGAGCGGCGCCGGGTGCTCGCCGACGTCGCGACCGAGCGCCGCACGATGGTGTTCTTCGAGGCGCCGCACCGACTGGCCGACACGTTGAGCGCGATGGCCGAGGCGTTCGGCGCCGACCGGCGCGCGGCGGTCTGCCGTGAGCTGACCAAGACCTACGAGGAGGTACGCCGGGGGCCGCTCGCCGAGCTCGCCGAGTGGGCGGTCAAGGGCGCACGAGGTGAGATCACGGTGGTCGTCGCGGGAGCCGAGCCGGTCACGCGCAGCCTCGACGACGTCGTACCGATGATCGTGCAGCGGGCTGCTGCGGGGGAGCGGCTCAGGGACGTCTGCGCCGAGGTCGCGGGTGAGACGGGCCTGTCGAAGAAGGCGTTGTACGACGCCGCCCTCGCCGCCCGTTGA